A window of Cyclopterus lumpus isolate fCycLum1 chromosome 14, fCycLum1.pri, whole genome shotgun sequence contains these coding sequences:
- the il12bb gene encoding interleukin-12 subunit beta: MRALVLVVLYTGLCFASSVSNQENIDFLMDNVLVLRVPYGVSTRVHVPLSCGESYENQPVVWKKDGEEIEPALQGNQVNVLVEEMNGGNYTCHLGPDGDYLNHTVILIQIDPDNRTVILEKHSPEHGHVHCSAVNYNGSFHCSWRRTRFRSKASVLLVKVERHLETISCELDADGSGIQCQDVSCKYEEEQHRISLSLYIHSASLLEAYTKAFYLREIVRPEALPDLNTRNGKVFSWSRPDSWDKPCSFYALQFHVKVVHKGSHCDSDKHIMLNTTVETTFKVNVKAQKCVFCVRAQDKFTNGLFSKWSSCKVNKHTCVP; the protein is encoded by the exons ATGCGTGCATTGGTCCTTGTGGTCCTGTACACTGGACTGTGCTTCGCCAGCTCCGTCAGCAACCAGGAGAACATAGACTTTCTGATGGATAATG TTCTGGTCCTGAGGGTGCCTTATGGTGTGAGCACCAGGGTACACGTCCCTCTGAGCTGTGGAGAATCCTATGAAAACCAGCCTGTGGTTTGGAAGAAAGATG GCGAGGAGATTGAGCCAGCTCTGCAGGGGAACCAGGTCAACGTCCTAGTGGAGGAGATGAATGGAGGAAACTACACTTGTCACCTCGGTCCAGATGGAGATTACCTCAACCATACTGTGATCCTGATCCAAATAGATCCAGACAACAGGACTGTCATACTTGAAAAACACTCCCCTGAACATG GTCACGTTCACTGTTCAGCAGTTAACTATAATGGCTCCTTCCACTGCTCCTGGAGAAGAACGAGGTTCAGATCCAAGGCCTCTGTGCTCCTGGTGAAGGTCGAACG TCATTTGGAAACAATTTCCTGTGAACTGGACGCTGATGGTTCAGGGATTCAATGCCAGGATGTCAGCTGCAAATACGAAGAGGAACAGCACCGCATCTCCCTCAGCCTCTACATACACAGCGCTTCTCTTCTCGAGGCTTACACTAAGGCTTTCTACCTGAGAGAGATTG TGAGGCCGGAAGCACTCCCTGACCTGAACACACGTAACGGGAAGGTGTTCAGCTGGAGCCGCCCCGACTCCTGGGATAAGCCCTGCAGCTTCTATGCCCTGCAGTTCCATGTCAAGGTGGTCCACAAAGGATCTCACTGTGACAGTGACAAACACATAATG CTCAACACCACTGTGGAAACTACGTTCAAGGTCAATGTTAAAGCccaaaagtgtgttttctgtgtgcgaGCTCAGGACAAATTCACCAACGGGCTATTTAGCAAGTGGAGCTCGTGCAA AGTAAATAAACACACCTGCGTGCCATGA
- the ubtd2 gene encoding LOW QUALITY PROTEIN: ubiquitin domain-containing protein 2 (The sequence of the model RefSeq protein was modified relative to this genomic sequence to represent the inferred CDS: deleted 1 base in 1 codon) — translation MGGCVGSHHDSSGSLNENSDGTGVTLGRNQPLKRERPKWKSDYPMTEGQLRSKRDEFWDTAPAFEGRKEIWDALRAAASAFESNDHLLAQAILDGASITLPHGALTECYDELGNRYQLPVYCLSPPVNMIEERSDEPDGSDPDSGAAEPSTAGGGDAGSGGECKLRLRLSTGRDLRLVVRSTDTVGMMKRRLHSQEGVPAATQRWFFSGRPLTDRLRLDQLNISRDYVVQVILSQPPPSEPASTTGHTPEASGPVAAEGVAKLSQEPPPVEN, via the exons ATGGGTGGCTGTGTCGGGAGCCACCACGACTCCTCGGGCAGCTTGAACGAG AACTCGGACGGCACTGGAG TGACTCTAGGGCGTAACCAGCCCCTGAAGAGAGAGCGGCCTAAATGGAAAAGTGACTACCCGATGACTGAGGGCCAGCTGCGCAGCAAGAGAGATGAGTTCTGGGATACGGCGCCAGCATTCGAGGGCCGGAAGGAGATCTGGGATGCGCTGCGGGCCGCGGCCAGCGCCTTTGAGAGCAATGACCACCTGCTGGCTCAGGCCATCCTCGACGGGGCCAGCATCACACTGCCGCACG GTGCTCTGACTGAATGCTATGATGAACTGGGGAATCGATACCAGCTGCCAGTCTActgcctctctcctcccgtCAACATGATTGAAGAGCGCTCTGATGAGCCTGACGGTTCAGATCCAGACTCCGGGGCCGCAGAACCGTCCACGGCAGGCGGCGGCGACGCCGGCTCAGGAGGCGAGTGCAAGCTTCGGCTCCGGCTCTCTACAGGCCGCGACCTCCGGCTGGTGGTCCGTTCCACGGACACAGTGGGCATGATGAAGCGTCGTCTGCATAGTCAGGAGGGCGTGCCCGCTGCAACCCAGCGCTGGTTTTTCTCAGGTCGGCCACTGACTGACAGGCTGCGCTTGGACCAACTCAACATCTCCAGGGACTATGTCGTGCAGGTCATCCTCAGCCAGCCGCCACCGTCCGAGCCGGCGTCAACAACAGGACACACACCAGAGGCCTCTGGGCCAGTGGCAGCGGAAGGAGTGGCAAAGCTGTCGCAAGAGCCGCCGCCGGTGGAGAATTAA